One region of Brevinematales bacterium genomic DNA includes:
- a CDS encoding HAD hydrolase-like protein has translation MKYLLYIFDIDGTLIDSRATITGALYAAGAEFGTPPAKTAEAAAMVGQTLDIIMDVMGVPEDRIEWGKNVYRKYYFERIGEEKPYPGIADTVGELSKSVLLSVATNKGRNGATRTLENNGLLKYFDYLACMDNSVAKPDPSSFGQILDFYKLQGKPLEPSDCLVIGDSPFDADYARNAGADFAFAAWGFFGADALSYDPAYIIEHPRDLVSLNEEAVEIEVTPELDLHTYLPRDVKKVTEWYLSEAREKGFASVRIVHGKGRGVQKEIVRGVLSKTPFVRKFYDAPAYLGGFGATIADLDG, from the coding sequence ATGAAATATCTTTTATATATCTTCGATATCGACGGCACATTGATCGACAGCCGCGCGACTATCACAGGCGCGTTGTACGCGGCGGGCGCGGAGTTCGGTACGCCCCCCGCGAAAACCGCCGAGGCCGCCGCGATGGTCGGGCAGACGCTCGATATTATCATGGACGTGATGGGAGTTCCCGAGGACCGTATCGAATGGGGCAAGAATGTTTACCGTAAATATTACTTCGAACGGATCGGCGAGGAAAAACCCTATCCGGGGATAGCGGACACGGTCGGCGAATTGTCAAAATCCGTTCTCCTATCGGTCGCGACCAATAAGGGCAGGAACGGGGCGACCCGCACGCTCGAGAATAACGGACTGCTGAAGTACTTCGATTACCTCGCGTGCATGGACAACTCGGTAGCCAAGCCCGACCCGTCGTCTTTCGGGCAAATCCTCGACTTCTATAAATTGCAGGGCAAGCCGCTGGAACCGTCGGACTGCCTCGTGATCGGCGATAGCCCGTTCGACGCGGACTATGCGCGGAACGCCGGGGCGGACTTCGCGTTCGCGGCATGGGGCTTCTTTGGCGCGGACGCCCTTTCCTACGACCCCGCTTATATTATCGAACATCCGCGCGATCTGGTCAGCCTCAACGAGGAAGCGGTGGAAATCGAGGTGACTCCCGAGCTCGACCTGCATACGTACCTTCCGCGCGACGTTAAGAAAGTAACCGAATGGTATCTTTCCGAGGCGCGGGAGAAAGGCTTCGCGAGCGTGCGGATCGTGCACGGAAAGGGGCGGGGGGTGCAGAAGGAGATCGTGCGCGGGGTGTTGTCGAAGACCCCGTTCGTGCGGAAGTTCTATGACGCTCCCGCGTATCTGGGCGGGTTCGGCGCGACTATCGCCGATCTGGACGGGTGA
- a CDS encoding DNA alkylation repair protein, whose translation MDKSAVFKEIIAFCEKNADPAIVEKYSRYFKEGYDAYGLSQNTVEEFRKERVKEWTAGLSVGDVLSLTGMLYATGKYEPPNFGVWLLGRYKKEWKKPHLDIIRTWLEKHIANWAHCDVLCGEIVYQFVNTGVIDYQALAPWRENKSRWVRRAVPVSLFKTLTPDNIPVMLEFIRPLCGDPERTVGQGTGWYLREAWKKLPAPVEEFLLSVKDTAARVVIQYAAEKMPKEERARFKKAK comes from the coding sequence ATGGACAAATCCGCCGTTTTTAAAGAAATCATCGCGTTCTGCGAAAAGAACGCCGACCCGGCAATCGTAGAAAAATACTCCCGTTACTTCAAGGAGGGATACGACGCATACGGGCTTTCGCAGAATACGGTCGAGGAGTTCCGCAAGGAGCGCGTGAAGGAATGGACCGCGGGGCTGTCTGTCGGCGACGTGCTCTCGCTCACCGGGATGCTCTACGCTACCGGGAAGTACGAGCCCCCGAATTTCGGGGTATGGCTCCTCGGGCGGTATAAAAAGGAATGGAAGAAGCCCCATCTCGACATCATCCGCACATGGCTCGAGAAGCATATCGCGAACTGGGCGCATTGCGACGTACTCTGCGGCGAAATCGTCTACCAGTTCGTGAATACGGGGGTCATCGATTATCAGGCGCTCGCGCCGTGGCGGGAGAACAAGTCCCGTTGGGTGCGGCGGGCGGTGCCGGTGAGCCTTTTTAAGACGCTCACGCCGGATAATATCCCGGTGATGCTCGAATTTATCCGCCCGCTCTGCGGCGACCCGGAACGCACGGTCGGACAGGGCACGGGGTGGTACCTACGGGAGGCATGGAAGAAACTCCCCGCCCCGGTGGAGGAATTTCTGCTATCGGTCAAGGATACGGCCGCGCGTGTGGTGATCCAGTACGCGGCCGAGAAGATGCCGAAGGAAGAGCGGGCGCGTTTCAAGAAGGCGAAATAG
- the hisF gene encoding imidazole glycerol phosphate synthase subunit HisF has product MLAKRIIPCLDIDNGRVVKCVKFVNMRDAGDPVENAKVYNDEGADEIVFLDIKASHEGRNTVVDLARRVAKEIFIPFTIGGGIRTLDDIRNVLKAGADKISINSAAVKNPEFVREAARMFGSSTIVVAIDAKRVAPGKWNVFINGGRIDTGTDAVEWARRVYDYGAGEILLTSMDKDGTKDGYDLELTRAIADSVTIPVIASGGAGTIDHFRTAFTDGHASAALAASLFHFRELSITDVKSYLNANGVHVRLDYTANQ; this is encoded by the coding sequence ATGCTTGCCAAACGTATTATCCCATGCCTCGATATCGATAATGGACGTGTCGTTAAATGCGTTAAGTTTGTGAATATGCGCGACGCGGGCGACCCGGTTGAAAACGCGAAGGTCTATAACGACGAGGGCGCGGACGAAATTGTCTTCCTCGATATAAAAGCTAGCCACGAGGGACGTAATACGGTGGTCGATCTCGCGCGGAGGGTCGCGAAGGAGATATTTATCCCGTTCACGATCGGCGGGGGTATCCGTACTCTCGACGATATCCGCAACGTTCTCAAGGCGGGCGCGGACAAGATATCGATCAACTCCGCCGCGGTGAAGAACCCGGAGTTCGTACGCGAGGCCGCCCGGATGTTCGGGTCGTCCACTATCGTGGTCGCTATCGACGCCAAACGGGTCGCGCCGGGGAAGTGGAACGTATTCATCAACGGCGGACGGATCGATACCGGTACCGACGCGGTCGAATGGGCGCGGCGGGTGTATGATTACGGCGCGGGGGAAATTCTGCTGACCTCGATGGATAAGGACGGTACGAAGGACGGGTACGACCTCGAGCTCACGCGGGCGATCGCCGATTCGGTGACTATCCCGGTGATAGCGTCGGGCGGCGCGGGGACGATCGACCACTTCCGCACGGCGTTCACCGACGGGCATGCCAGCGCGGCGCTTGCCGCGTCGTTGTTCCATTTCCGCGAGCTCTCCATCACCGACGTGAAAAGTTACCTGAACGCCAACGGGGTGCATGTCCGGCTGGACTATACCGCGAATCAATGA